The following are encoded in a window of Arthrobacter antioxidans genomic DNA:
- a CDS encoding F0F1 ATP synthase subunit gamma, whose product MGAQIRVYRQKIASTTSTRKIFKAMELIATSRIGKARSRVAAALPYANAITRAVSAVSSQSEIDHPLTTEHGEVRRAAVLVMTSDRGLAGSYSASALKQAEGLFETLRSEGKEIQAFLVGRKSQVYFDFRGRDYEKVWTGSTDAPEFDTAREVGEALLAAFLKDYEDGGVDEIHVVYTKFRSMVVQEPSVMRLLPLEVVEEEVTQEGDLLPLYEYEPEPEQVLDALLPRYIESRIFAAMLQAAASELAARQRAMKSAGDNATELIKKYTRLRNTARQAEITQELSEIVAGADALNAS is encoded by the coding sequence ATGGGAGCCCAGATCCGGGTCTACCGCCAGAAGATCGCCTCGACCACGTCGACGCGGAAGATCTTCAAGGCGATGGAGCTGATCGCGACTTCTCGCATCGGCAAGGCGCGCTCGCGTGTCGCGGCGGCACTGCCGTACGCCAACGCGATCACCCGTGCCGTTTCGGCCGTATCGTCGCAGTCGGAGATCGACCACCCGCTGACCACCGAGCACGGTGAGGTCCGTCGTGCCGCCGTCCTGGTGATGACCTCGGATCGTGGTCTCGCCGGGTCGTACTCGGCCAGTGCGCTCAAGCAGGCGGAGGGTCTCTTCGAGACGCTCCGATCGGAGGGCAAGGAGATCCAGGCCTTCCTGGTGGGCCGGAAGTCCCAGGTGTACTTCGATTTCCGCGGCCGTGACTACGAGAAGGTCTGGACGGGTTCCACCGACGCCCCCGAGTTCGACACGGCACGCGAGGTCGGCGAGGCGCTGCTGGCTGCATTCCTGAAGGACTACGAGGACGGCGGAGTGGACGAGATCCACGTCGTCTACACGAAGTTCCGCTCCATGGTCGTGCAGGAGCCGTCGGTCATGCGCCTGCTCCCGCTCGAGGTCGTGGAGGAGGAAGTGACCCAGGAGGGTGACCTCCTGCCGCTGTACGAGTACGAGCCGGAGCCCGAACAGGTCCTGGACGCCCTCCTGCCGCGGTACATCGAATCGCGCATCTTCGCCGCCATGCTGCAGGCAGCGGCCAGCGAGCTCGCCGCCCGCCAGCGGGCGATGAAGTCCGCGGGTGACAACGCGACGGAGCTGATCAAGAAGTACACGCGCCTGCGCAACACTGCCCGTCAGGCCGAGATCACCCAGGAGCTCTCGGAGATCGTGGCCGGCGCGGACGCGCTGAACGCCTCCTGA
- a CDS encoding DUF2550 domain-containing protein, whose protein sequence is MEALGVTFICLAVVFGLLVLVIGAFLLRRYQLNRALGTFDASIRLPPQGWRVGVCRYTDNHLEWLSLLSLSPVPKFRFLRSSLEVEGWRAPTEAERVRIQPGAIIVQLAHEGEPFDLAMRYDVYAGLSSWIEAGPVIGIGTWR, encoded by the coding sequence ATGGAGGCACTGGGTGTGACGTTCATCTGCCTTGCGGTCGTCTTCGGCCTGCTCGTGCTCGTGATCGGAGCATTCCTCCTCCGTCGGTACCAGCTGAACCGTGCCCTCGGCACGTTCGACGCCTCCATCCGCCTCCCTCCCCAGGGATGGCGGGTGGGGGTTTGTCGTTATACGGACAATCACCTGGAATGGCTCAGCCTGCTCTCGCTCAGCCCTGTCCCGAAGTTCCGGTTCCTGCGGAGCTCCCTCGAGGTCGAGGGCTGGCGTGCACCCACGGAAGCAGAACGGGTGCGGATCCAACCGGGTGCGATCATCGTCCAGCTGGCCCATGAGGGCGAGCCGTTCGACCTCGCGATGCGCTACGACGTGTACGCGGGACTCTCCTCCTGGATCGAGGCCGGCCCGGTCATCGGCATCGGGACCTGGCGCTGA
- a CDS encoding N-acetylglucosamine-6-phosphate deacetylase codes for MALSSRTPTALSGRMVTGTGIIDDAVLRWQGSRITEAGTAHGGDAPAERLPEGYLILPGLIDLHCHGAGGGDFTSGSDADIAAAAAHLHRSGSTTVLASTCAAPLEDLEAAFGRLAAATEAGLVAGIHAEGPFLSKDRSGAHDPAFLILPTQEDVSRLVTAGRGHLASMTYAPELPGSDVLVFELVMHGVIPSIGHTDSSTEETSAALDLVNEELASTGFAGFSGRPTATHLFNAMPGIHHRSPGPVPLLLQRARAGEIAVELIADNVHLHPETVRMAFTIAGSENICLVSDSTAAAGRASGDFRLGQAAITVVDGAAVLTASGVLAGGAGSLLDIVRCTVEAGVDVVDAVRAATAVPAIVLGLGDEVGSLHGGLRADAVVVTPDLQLKGVLRNGTWVRPLED; via the coding sequence ATGGCTCTCTCCAGCAGAACGCCCACCGCCCTGTCCGGACGCATGGTGACCGGGACGGGGATCATCGACGACGCCGTGCTGCGCTGGCAGGGCTCGCGCATCACCGAGGCGGGGACGGCACACGGCGGCGACGCACCCGCGGAACGGCTGCCGGAGGGATACCTCATCCTGCCGGGGCTCATCGATCTGCACTGCCACGGCGCCGGCGGCGGCGACTTCACCTCGGGTTCGGATGCCGACATCGCCGCCGCGGCGGCCCATCTGCACCGCAGTGGTTCGACGACGGTGCTCGCGAGCACGTGTGCCGCACCGCTGGAGGACCTCGAGGCCGCCTTCGGCCGGCTCGCCGCGGCCACGGAGGCGGGACTGGTCGCCGGCATCCATGCCGAGGGTCCGTTCCTGTCGAAGGATCGCAGCGGCGCCCACGATCCGGCCTTCCTCATCCTGCCCACCCAGGAGGACGTCTCCCGTCTCGTCACCGCCGGGCGTGGGCATCTCGCCTCCATGACCTACGCCCCGGAACTGCCCGGCAGCGACGTCCTGGTCTTCGAGCTCGTGATGCACGGGGTCATCCCCTCGATCGGGCACACGGACAGTTCCACCGAGGAGACCTCGGCCGCCCTGGACCTCGTCAACGAGGAGCTCGCCTCGACCGGCTTCGCGGGGTTCAGCGGGCGCCCGACGGCGACGCACCTGTTCAACGCGATGCCCGGGATCCATCACCGTTCGCCCGGGCCGGTCCCCCTGCTGCTGCAGCGGGCGCGCGCCGGGGAGATCGCCGTCGAGCTCATCGCCGACAACGTCCATCTCCACCCGGAGACCGTCAGGATGGCCTTCACGATCGCGGGCTCCGAGAACATCTGCCTCGTGAGCGACTCCACCGCCGCAGCGGGCCGTGCATCCGGTGACTTCCGCCTCGGGCAGGCCGCCATCACCGTCGTCGACGGCGCAGCCGTGCTCACGGCCTCGGGTGTCCTCGCCGGTGGTGCCGGGAGTCTCCTGGACATCGTCCGGTGCACGGTGGAGGCGGGGGTCGACGTCGTCGACGCGGTGCGCGCGGCGACCGCCGTGCCCGCGATCGTGCTGGGGCTCGGCGACGAGGTGGGCAGCCTCCACGGGGGGCTGCGCGCGGACGCCGTCGTGGTCACGCCCGATCTTCAGCTCAAGGGCGTGCTGCGCAACGGGACGTGGGTCAGGCCGCTCGAGGACTGA
- the atpD gene encoding F0F1 ATP synthase subunit beta: MTAQTVEHGTDSVAPGATGRIARVIGPVVDVEFPADAIPAMYNALTTEITLGGETRLITFEVSQHLGDNLVRAISLQATDGLVRGTVVQDTGAAISVPVGDGVKGHIFNVLGKPLDVDESELQITERWPIHRKPPAFASLEGSTEMLETGIKVIDLLTPYIKGGKIGLFGGAGVGKTVLIQEMITRVARNFGGTSVFAGVGERTREGNDLWVEMEEAGVLKDTALVFGQMDEPPGTRLRVALSALTMAEYFRDVQNQDVLLFIDNIFRFTQAGSEVSTLLGRMPSAVGYQPNLADEMGLLQERITSTKGHSITSMQAIYVPADDYTDPAPATTFAHLDATTELSREIASRGLYPAVDPLASTSRILDPQYIGHDHYNTAVRVKQILQKNKELQDIIAILGIDELSEEDKVIVARARRIQQFLSQNTYTAKQFTGVEGSTVSIKDTIEGFSAICNGDLDHIAEQAFFNIGGLDDVERQWAKIQQQTGK, encoded by the coding sequence ATGACTGCCCAGACTGTTGAACACGGTACGGACTCAGTTGCCCCCGGCGCCACCGGCCGTATTGCACGTGTCATCGGCCCGGTTGTCGACGTCGAGTTCCCGGCCGACGCAATCCCCGCAATGTACAACGCCCTCACCACCGAGATCACCCTCGGCGGTGAGACCCGCCTGATCACCTTCGAGGTCTCGCAGCACCTCGGCGACAACCTCGTGCGCGCCATCTCCCTGCAGGCCACCGACGGCCTCGTCCGGGGGACCGTGGTGCAGGACACCGGAGCGGCGATCTCCGTGCCCGTCGGCGACGGCGTCAAGGGACACATCTTCAACGTCCTGGGCAAGCCGCTCGACGTCGACGAGTCGGAACTGCAGATCACCGAGCGCTGGCCCATCCACCGCAAGCCCCCGGCCTTCGCCTCCCTCGAGGGCTCCACGGAGATGCTCGAGACCGGCATCAAGGTCATCGACCTTCTGACGCCGTACATCAAGGGCGGCAAGATCGGCCTGTTCGGTGGCGCCGGTGTCGGCAAGACCGTGCTCATCCAGGAGATGATCACGCGTGTGGCCCGCAACTTCGGTGGCACCTCGGTGTTCGCCGGTGTCGGCGAGCGTACCCGTGAGGGCAACGACCTCTGGGTGGAGATGGAAGAGGCGGGCGTCCTCAAGGACACCGCGCTCGTCTTCGGCCAGATGGACGAGCCGCCCGGAACGCGCCTCCGCGTGGCGCTCTCGGCCCTGACCATGGCGGAGTACTTCCGTGATGTGCAGAACCAGGACGTGCTGCTCTTCATCGACAACATCTTCCGGTTCACGCAGGCGGGTTCCGAGGTGTCGACCCTGCTGGGCCGCATGCCGTCCGCCGTGGGCTACCAGCCGAACCTGGCCGACGAGATGGGCCTCCTGCAGGAGCGCATCACCTCGACCAAGGGCCACTCGATCACCTCGATGCAGGCGATCTACGTCCCCGCCGACGACTACACCGACCCGGCTCCGGCGACCACGTTCGCGCACCTCGATGCGACCACCGAGCTCTCCCGCGAGATCGCGTCCCGTGGCCTGTACCCGGCCGTGGACCCCCTCGCGTCGACCTCGCGCATCCTGGACCCGCAGTACATCGGCCACGACCACTACAACACGGCCGTCCGCGTGAAGCAGATCCTGCAGAAGAACAAGGAACTGCAGGACATCATCGCGATCCTCGGCATCGACGAGCTCAGCGAAGAGGACAAGGTCATCGTCGCGCGTGCGCGCCGCATCCAGCAGTTCCTCTCGCAGAACACCTACACCGCCAAGCAGTTCACCGGCGTCGAGGGTTCGACGGTCTCCATCAAGGACACCATCGAGGGCTTCTCGGCCATCTGCAACGGCGACCTCGACCACATCGCGGAGCAGGCGTTCTTCAACATCGGCGGACTCGACGACGTCGAGCGCCAGTGGGCCAAGATCCAACAGCAGACCGGTAAGTAA
- a CDS encoding F0F1 ATP synthase subunit epsilon: MASQGELEVEVVAADHFVWSGAARKVNARTSNGQIGILPGHSPILAILEAGEISVEPVSGERLVVGVDGGFFSVDSNRVVIVADNAKVGGSVTPESV, translated from the coding sequence ATGGCATCACAGGGCGAACTCGAGGTCGAAGTTGTCGCGGCCGACCACTTCGTGTGGTCGGGCGCGGCGCGCAAGGTCAATGCACGCACGTCGAACGGGCAGATCGGGATCCTTCCCGGACACTCACCGATCCTCGCGATCCTCGAGGCCGGCGAGATCTCCGTGGAGCCGGTCAGTGGCGAGCGCCTGGTGGTCGGCGTGGATGGAGGTTTCTTCTCGGTCGATTCCAACCGCGTGGTGATCGTGGCGGACAACGCCAAGGTCGGCGGTTCGGTGACGCCGGAATCCGTCTAG